A genomic stretch from Streptomyces sp. QL37 includes:
- a CDS encoding SRPBCC family protein — MTGHTENEITIAAPLDLVWDMTNDLENWPQLFSEYASVEVMKREGQKTTFRLTMHPDDNGKVWSWVSERTTDRQGRNVRARRVETGPFQHMDIRWEYSEVPGGTRMHWRQDFAMRPDAPVDDAWMTDNINRNSRVQMELIRDKIEQRDRERRSASVPAN, encoded by the coding sequence ATGACTGGACACACCGAGAACGAGATCACCATCGCCGCGCCCCTGGACCTCGTCTGGGACATGACGAACGACCTCGAGAACTGGCCGCAGCTGTTCAGCGAGTACGCGTCCGTCGAGGTGATGAAGCGGGAGGGCCAGAAGACGACCTTCCGCCTCACCATGCACCCCGACGACAACGGCAAGGTCTGGAGCTGGGTCTCCGAGCGCACCACGGACCGCCAGGGACGCAACGTACGTGCCCGGCGCGTCGAGACCGGGCCGTTCCAGCACATGGACATCCGGTGGGAGTACTCGGAGGTCCCCGGCGGCACGCGCATGCACTGGCGCCAGGACTTCGCGATGCGCCCCGACGCACCGGTCGACGACGCGTGGATGACCGACAACATCAACCGCAACTCGCGCGTCCAGATGGAGCTCATCCGCGACAAGATCGAGCAGCGCGACCGGGAGCGCCGCTCCGCCTCGGTCCCCGCCAACTGA
- a CDS encoding TcmI family type II polyketide cyclase, with protein sequence MHHALIVARMAPESAPDIAKLFAASDNTELPHLVGVNRRTLFQFGDVYLHLIESERPPGPEIAKVTEHPEFQAISDRLTAFVSPYDPETWRGPKDAMAQQFYRWQSDGSA encoded by the coding sequence ATGCACCACGCACTGATCGTCGCCCGGATGGCGCCGGAGTCCGCGCCGGACATCGCGAAGCTGTTCGCGGCCTCGGACAACACCGAGCTGCCGCACCTCGTCGGAGTCAACAGGCGCACCCTGTTCCAGTTCGGCGACGTGTATCTCCACCTGATCGAGTCCGAACGGCCTCCGGGCCCGGAGATCGCCAAGGTGACGGAGCACCCGGAGTTCCAGGCCATCAGCGACCGGCTGACGGCCTTCGTGAGCCCGTACGACCCGGAGACGTGGCGCGGTCCGAAGGACGCGATGGCGCAGCAGTTCTACCGGTGGCAGAGCGACGGCTCCGCCTGA
- a CDS encoding methyltransferase gives MTTVSPTPDTTPVAPPLTAPPVSATQNPPPSMRLRELAFGAACAAAVRAAARLRVADALGEAPASAAEIALVVDAEPVPLRRLLRALCCYGIFEETTDGKFVHTEMSRLLREDDPNSLRYISLWCTEPWTWEVWPRLDDAVRSGTSVFPETFGKGFFEYLHQDAGESAQVFNRAMTTSSVQSAQDVADLLDLTGVSSVADIGGGQGHVLASLLEKHPSVQGTLLDLPGVVARADARLRDGGHLADRVRIVPGDCREDIPFEVDLYIIKNILEWDDESTRRTLRNVVAAARPGARVVIIENLVDDTPSMRFTTAMDLLLLLNVGGAKHTRESLVGRMSDAGLRVGEIHPVNAYLHAFECVVP, from the coding sequence ATGACCACCGTGAGTCCCACCCCCGACACCACCCCGGTCGCGCCCCCTCTCACCGCGCCCCCGGTCTCCGCCACCCAGAACCCGCCGCCGTCCATGCGGCTGCGGGAGCTCGCGTTCGGGGCCGCCTGCGCCGCGGCCGTGCGCGCGGCGGCGAGGCTGCGCGTGGCCGACGCGCTGGGCGAGGCACCGGCATCGGCGGCCGAGATCGCCCTGGTCGTGGACGCCGAGCCCGTACCTCTGCGCCGGCTGCTGCGCGCACTGTGCTGCTACGGGATCTTCGAGGAGACGACGGACGGGAAGTTCGTCCACACCGAGATGTCCCGGCTGCTGCGCGAGGACGACCCGAACAGCCTGCGTTACATCTCCCTGTGGTGCACCGAACCCTGGACCTGGGAGGTCTGGCCGCGGCTCGACGACGCGGTGCGTTCCGGCACGAGCGTCTTCCCCGAGACGTTCGGCAAGGGCTTCTTCGAGTATCTCCACCAGGACGCGGGCGAGTCCGCCCAGGTGTTCAACCGGGCGATGACCACCTCCAGCGTGCAGTCGGCGCAGGACGTCGCCGACCTCCTGGACCTCACCGGGGTGTCCTCGGTCGCCGACATCGGCGGCGGCCAGGGGCACGTGCTCGCGAGTCTGCTGGAGAAGCACCCCTCGGTCCAGGGAACGCTCCTGGACCTGCCGGGTGTCGTGGCCCGTGCGGACGCCAGGCTGCGGGACGGCGGCCACCTCGCGGACCGCGTACGGATCGTGCCCGGCGACTGCCGCGAGGACATCCCGTTCGAGGTGGACCTGTACATCATCAAGAACATCCTCGAATGGGACGACGAGAGCACCCGCAGGACCCTGCGGAACGTGGTCGCCGCGGCCCGCCCCGGCGCCCGCGTGGTGATCATCGAGAATCTCGTGGACGACACCCCGTCGATGAGGTTCACCACCGCCATGGACCTGCTGCTCCTGCTCAACGTCGGGGGTGCCAAGCACACCCGGGAGAGCCTGGTCGGGCGGATGTCCGACGCCGGTCTGCGGGTCGGCGAGATCCACCCGGTCAACGCGTACCTGCACGCGTTCGAGTGCGTCGTGCCGTAG